In a single window of the Rhizoctonia solani chromosome 16, complete sequence genome:
- a CDS encoding magnesium transporter protein 1, with product MLARIFTLSLGLLALPLACLANPTQTKLASLAAKNGGVIKLDSELYDVITAKDREWSVVVQLTAMGDQFKCEPCRQFNPNFNAVAKSWHSKVPADKRDTHFFATLDFADGRDLGLQSAPFVNFFSAAKGPNKKPGKQDSWSYDFNTFSFDAATFAQKISEHTIVPVPYRAPPNYALIINIASIIVIGGLAAHFSYKYFGPIIFSRWTWAFVVVLTMLTFTSGHMFVKIRGMPSTMRGQWIAAGYQNQYGAEVSVIGGIYGALAFAQLMLIFGVPHAKNAGSQRMSIYIFSFLMIIVFSMLVSLFRIKNPIRLAVDRTAEYLNGLHRALVMNLAATSPRGTSYLRIDDPPYILTQRPVPTRFNSDQSPSPDQYAPRTASMLPQLTKNTSASGTTASSTSGRLVPRRRFKLLLTYGTDCIIFYLLDEIEGFKRQFSLTDTSIQHTFAVHERVPPWLLYIVALIAPAVIMPIVNLLTVRSWWDWHNSWLGLLLGLGTTGSLTQVVKVTVGRPRPDLLDRCQPRANVQNAPVYGLVTADVCTTDNHERLKDGFRSFFSGHSSLTFAGLGFLSFYLAGKMHLFDQRGHTGKAWISLAPLTGALLVAISRTMDYRHHWQDVLVGSIVGLVLSYFSYRQYYPSLASPFSHRPYSPRIPRYEQDQAGIPNSEPTITVTPPAESGPAPVGESIELAGTVKRGGQDLSDMYKKEREGERSQNQQDAVVRGDASQQV from the exons ATGCTCGCGCGCATTTTCACTCTTTCGTTGGGACTTTTAGCCCTCCCACTTGCTTGTTTAGCGAACCCGACACAGACCAAACTTGCCTCTCTCGCCGCAAAGAACGGAGGAGTGATCAAGCTTGACTCTGAACTATATGACGTTATTACCGCCAAGGATAGGGAATGGAGCGTAGTGGTGCAATTGACAGCCATGGGGGACCAATTCAAGTGCGAACCTTGCAG GCAGTTCAATCCTAACTTCAATGCAGTTGCCAAGTCCTGGCACTCCAAGGTCCCCGCGGATAAACGTGACACCCACTTCTTTGCAACTCTGGACTTTGCGGATGGAAGAGAC TTGGGATTACAATCTGCTCCCTTTGTCAATTTCTTCTCAGCTGCAAAAGGGCCAAACAAGAAGCCAGGAAAGCAAGACTCATGGTCATACGATTTTAATACATT CTCCTTTGACGCTGCGACGTTCGCCCAAAAGATCTCAGAGCACACCATCGTTCCCGTTCCGTATCGCGCACCGCCCAATTATGCGCTCATAATAAACATCGCTTCTATCATTGTTATCGGGGGTCTTGCAGCGCACTTCTCATACAAATACTTTGGCCCGATTATCTTCTCTCGCTGGACTTGGGCGTTTGTTGTAGTCCTCACCATGCTCACCTTTACATCTGGACACATGTTTGTCAAGATTCGGGGTATGCCATCGACTATGCGTGGACAATGGATCGCTGCAGGATATCAAAATCAATATGGAGCTGAGGTGTCTGTCATTGGTGGCATTT ATGGTGCACTCGCTTTTGCGCAGCTCATGCTTATCTTCGGAGTACCTCATGCGAAGAATGCTGGCAGTCAAAGAATGTCAATTTACATATTTTCGTTCCTTATGATCATCGTATTTAGCATGCTGGTGTCACTCTTCCGAATTAAAAATCCTA TTCGCCTGGCGGTTGATCGGACAGCTGAATACTTAAACGGACTCCACCGAGCCCTGGTCATGAACCTCGCCGCTACATCCCCCCGAGGCACATCTTACCTTCGAATTGACGATCCCCCGTATATTTTGACCCAACGACCTGTCCCAACTCGATTCAATAGTGATCAAAGCCCATCGCCTGATCAATACGCGCCTCGAACAGCATCGATGTTGCCTCAGTTGACTAAAAATACCAGCGCCAGTGGTACTACAGCCAGTAGTACAAGCGGAAGGCTTGTTCCAAGACGGAGATTCAAGTTGTTGCTAACGTATGGGACTGATTG CATCATATTCTACCTACTAGACGAGATTGAAGGTTTCAAAAGACAGTTCTCCTTGACTGACACCTCTATACAGCATAC TTTCGCCGTCCACGAGCGTGTTCCGCCCTGGCTCCTTTATATTGTTGCGCTTATCG CTCCCGCCGTAATAATGCCCATCGTAAATCTCCTCACCGTACGCTCTTGGTGGGACTGGCACAACA GTTGGCTGGGAC TCCTGCTGGGACTTGGTACAACAGGATCGCTTACCCAAGTAGTTAAGGTTACGGTCGGACGCCCGCGACCGG ATCTACTCGACAGGTGCCAGCCTCGGGCTAATGTGCAGAATGCCCCCGTCTATGGTCTTGTCACAGCCGATGTATGCACCACAGATAATCATGAGCGGTTGAAGGATGGGTTCCGTTCGTTTTTCAGTGGCCATTCAAGTT TGACATTCGCTGGGCTCGGATTCCTTTCATTTTATTTAGCAGGAAAAATGCACTTGTTTGATCAACGTGGTCATACG GGCAAAGCGTGGATCTCCCTCGCCCCACTTACAGGTGCTCTTCTGGTTGCTATCTCT CGTACGATGGACTATAGAC ATCATTGGCAAGATGTGCTTGTAGGCTCTATTGTTG GCCTTGTTCTTTCCTATTTCAGCTACAGGCAATACTACCCCAGCTTGGCATCCCCATTCTCCCACCGACCATACTCGCCCCGTATTCCTCGATACGAACAAGATCAGGCTGGTATCCCGAACTCCGAGCCCACGATAACTGTTACACCTCCTGCCGAATCTGGGCCCGCTCCAGTTGGCGAGTCAATCGAGCTGGCAGGTACTGTCAAGCGTGGAGGACAGGATCTCTCAGATATGTataagaaagaaagagaaggaGAGCGTTCTCAGAACCAGCAAGATGCAGTAGTTCGTGGAGACGCATCTCAGCAAGTATAA
- a CDS encoding Cilia-and flagella-associated protein 46, with the protein MSRFKPTRTSSPLIRPRSGSIPASTPAAKQQIRAPPQDISASSTRSLQQITPEDVQVIDAIIERAPATAKAFVNVYKAYNAVLQERGLDPSADVTYYEFLLKIGLLKGAEWGDKWASAKAQLNLGSDSLMLDQDATLPPPSPPAPPLAALPSSLRQTPAPSTRLDRTPRYRARFADEATPAPAPNRAPTATPSVETPSETPSVSLQRLLRKLTAVDNSSTTGRTETSSVATPSSRVSNLAAARIARAPLEDQTTPKPIIRQPVRVAGSSDDSTPTRPIPSYRSRFTTPVTPAPPLGKVPPAISRIKREQSVEPVRAAEERTPRRRGSEPDTWRIIKMEKDADHFRNDRLLEKFFALWRQNAQWIRDTSNQISEARRKLALRENFTIWLDKARVRADMTRRAARVDAYFTQRRVLLYWRQVSEKHRRQQWQSAMKKRLRTVKSAVDQRILRQAWQRWRQTRESHMPLSKRMDSTMRKSYTSVLALEFRAARNRAIVQGVFETWKNRAELRVMERMFVDKRDHRIKGAMLVKWKSRAQLHKTARKFHNKSLLRHVFVTWKNKTKRVSLIERRANNYLQRQDNILLRAVTRVWAAKARGEQLARINRAQLVRDALGVWRNRLTGVQSLEGKAVLAIQNAQKELLGRAFYVMRDQVRSHKESELLATRHYQKQLLSSAFKEWRESTTLLRKQARQARIARRFFAERAAFGTWKVALTQKRLSKLEDQLKRERLRGVFQVTWSAVWRDQVKRQMTLRRVGDVVQRTVEQRVKYGALKKWIGSVVENKLQLLQAMDERNTRLQRLAFEKWRVSLQRHQEDMSLLRSFQDVQREDMLRRAFQRWLAVTRHQRLRRQRLEQKEQQLRFEALGRAWDIWRDKFKEETLRGTESAVRLQAQRSLVFSAFRLWESKSRALPALRFYSESVRRRAFEKWKASLPSAKLARVAREFDREHVLRKMLVHWKERYQTRIGLKAVARARYLRLPPATAAPRPSVLGSAAASRAGPSSRPGLPSSSSTPAPLVFPRPSAISLLARKATSERAASSVPPETRAPSPSPAARARSSSPVKPIAAPKPIPVAVSTPAQSARSSLLSGFRVTPRPTRAGTAPNALLPTSISGGEVDSDSDSEDADVPRPLKPLASSPVIEAPVSRLVGRRRFAR; encoded by the exons ATGTCTCGATTTAAGCCTACACGAACGTCTTCACCCCTAATCCGCCCTCGCTCTGGATCCATTCCAGCCTCCACCCCTGCAGCTAAACAACAGATCCGGGCACCCCCACAGGACATATCCGCATCCTCCACCAGATCACTCCAACAAATCACACCGGAAGATGTTCAAGTTATTGACGCAATCATTGAACGTGCCCCTGCAACAGCCAAGGCTTTTGTTAACGTCTACAAGGCCTATAATGCGGTTCTACAGGAGCGAGGCCTTGATCCCAGCGCGGATGTTACATACTACGAATTTCTGCTCAAAATTGGGCTGCTAAAGGGAGCTGAGTGGGGTGACAAATGGGCCTCGGCCAAAGCTCAGCTTAATCTTGGTTCAGACAGTTTAATGTTGGACCAAGATGCGACCTTGCCCCCACCATCCcctcctgctcctcctcTCGCAGCCCTGCCAAGTTCTCTTAGACAAACACCCGCCCCTTCCACCCGCCTTGATCGCACTCCTCGTTACAGAGCTCGTTTTGCCGATGAGGCAACTCCTGCGCCAGCCCCTAACAGAGCACCGACTGCAACACCCAGCGTTGAAACCCCTTCGGAAACACCTAGCGTCAGCCTCCAGCGCTTACTCCGGAAACTTACTGCCGTCGATAATTCTAGTACGACAGGGAGGACTGAGACATCCAGCGTTGCAACGCCTTCCTCCCGAGTTTCAAACCTCGCAGCAGCGAGGATCGCTCGCGCTCCCCTGGAAGATCAAACTACACCAAAACCTATCATCCGGCAACCTGTCCGTGTGGCCGGTTCATCAGATGATAGTACTCCTACCCGCCCCATTCCGAGTTACCGAAGTCGGTTCACTACCCCGGTTACACCTGCGCCACCTTTGGGAAAGGTTCCCCCGGCGATCAGCAGGATTAAGCGTGAACAATCGGTTGAACCCGTGCGAGCTGCAGAAGAGCGTACTCCACGGCGTAGAGGGAGTGAACCAGATACATGGCGTATTATTAAAATGGAAAAAGATGCGGACCACTTTCGAAACGATAGGTTGTTAGAAAAGTTCTTTGCTCTATGGAGACAAAATGCCCAATGGATACGA GATACTAGCAACCAGATTAGTGAGGCACGTCGGAAGTTGGCACTTCGAGAGAACTTTACAATATGGCTTGATAAGGCTCGAGTTCGTGCGGATATGACACGACGAGCCGCTCGAGTGGACGCTTATTTCACCCAGCGTCGTGTCTTATTGTACTGGCGCCAGGTCTCAGAAAAGCATCGCCGGCAGCAGTGGCAATCCGCTATGAAGAAACGGCTCCGAACTGTAAAGTCTGCTGTTGATCAGAGAATATTACGCCAAGCTTGGCAG CGATGGCGCCAAACCCGTGAATCACATATGCCCTTGAGCAAGCGGATGGATTCCACGATGCGAAAATCCTACACAAGTGTATT GGCACTGGAGTTCCGTGCTGCAAGAAACAGAGCTATTGTACAAGGTGTATTCGAGACTTGGAAGAACCGAGCTGAGCTTCGCGTTATGGAAAGGATGTTTGTCGACAAGCGAGACCATCGTATCAAAGGAGCTATGCTAGTGAAATGGAAATCCAGAGC ACAACTCCACAAGACTGCCCGCAAATTTCACAACAAAAGTTTACTACGGCATGTCTTTGTTACCTGGAAAAACAAGACCAAGCGAGTTTCG CTCATTGAACGGCGCGCCAACAATTACCTCCAACGCCAAGATAATATCTTGCTACGAGCGGTGACCCGTGTATGGGCTGCCAAAGCCAGAGGCGAGCAATTGGCCCGGATTAACCGTGCTCAACTTGTAAGGGATGCGCTTGGGGTTTGGCGCAACCGCTTGACCGGGGTACAATCATTGGAAG GCAAAGCAGTACTCGCTATACAGAATGCTCAAAAGGAACTTCTTGGCCGAGCCTTTTATGTTATGCGAGACCAGGTCCGATCCCACAAAGAGAGTGAACTTCTGGCCACTCGGCACTATCAGAAACAACTCCTTTCTAGCGCTTTCAAGGAATGGAGAGAATCAACGACTTTGCTTCGCAAACAAGCCCGACAAGCTCGGATTGCTCGTAGGTTTTTCGCAGAGCGTGCGGCGTTTGGGACTTGGAAAGTGGCGCTCACTCAAAAGCGACTCTCTAAGTTGGAAGACCAATTGAAGAGGGAAAGATTAAGAGGAGTGTTCCAGG TGACTTGGTCTGCAGTATGGAGAGACCAGGTCAAGCGCCAAATGACGTTGAGGCGTGTGGGCGACGTTGTACAAAGAACAGTTGAACAGCGGGTGAAATACGGGGCCCTTAAGAAATGGATTGGCTCTGTGGTCGAAAACAAGCTACAATTGTTGCAAGCAATGGATGAACGGAACACCAGACTTCAAAG GCTGGCCTTTGAAAAGTGGAGAGTCTCCTTGCAGAGGCACCAAGAGGATATGAGCCTGCTACGCAGTTTCCAAGACGTTCAAAGAGAAGACATGCTTCGCCGAGCCTTTCAGCGATGGCTTGCCGTCACGCGGCACCAACGCTTGCGGAGACAACGTCTCGAACAGAAAGAACAGCAGCTACGGTTTGAGGCACTGGGACGCGCCTGGGACATATGGCGGGATAAATTCAAGGAGGAAACCCTCAGAGGGACT GAAAGTGCTGTTCGGCTTCAGGCGCAGCGCAGCCTGGTGTTCAGCGCATTCAGGTTATGGGAAAGCAAATCCAGG GCTCTGCCAGCTCTTCGCTTCTATTCAGAAAGCGTTCGTCGTAGAGCATTTGAGAAATGGAAAGCCTCCCTTCCATCGGCGAAATTGGCCCGAGTGGCGAGAGAGTTCGATAGAGAGCATGTTCTTC GTAAGATGTTGGTGCACTGGAAGGAGCGATATCAGACTAGGATTGGTCTCAAGGCTGTAGC TCGTGCACGCTACTTGCGCCTACCTCCTGCAACCGCCGCGCCACGGCCAAGTGTCCTGGGGTCGGCGGCCGCGTCTCGCGCTGGACCTTCATCTCGACCTGGGCTACCATCATCATCGTCTACGCCAGCTCCATTGGTTTTCCCCCGCCCGTCTGCCATCAGTCTCCTCGCACGAAAGGCTACTTCGGAGCGTGCTGCCTCGTCTGTACCACCAGAGACCCGAGCCCCTTCTCCTTCACCAGCAGCTCGTGCTCGATCGAGCAGCCCTGTTAAACCCATTGCAGCACCCAAGCCCATTCCTGTAGCTGTATCGACACCTGCGCAGTCAGCTCGATCGAGCTTGCTGTCCGGTTTCCGCGTTACGCCGCGTCCGACCCGGGCTGGAACCGCTCCAAATGCCCTGCTGCCTACCTCTATAAGTGGTGGAGAGGTTGACTCTGATTCAGACTCTGAAGACGCTGATGTTCCTCGCCCTCTCAAACCTTTGGCTAGCTCGCCAGTCATTGAGGCGCCTGTAAGCCGCCTGGTTGGCAGAAGGAGGTTCGCACGATAG
- a CDS encoding diacylglycerol kinase catalytic domain-containing protein codes for MLIISNPASGHKNGPQFIENYILPLLNKYHVSFKLETTNAPKHAGELAKDYLQSLSNAKNATILVSGGDGTIHEVINALYGRLGSRDSNHVWPKLQLILSDILHFVRETLPTADAEVANGLQSVVAYLRRTGSTRPLALARTVIRAQDGSERKSLLSIVVASTALHANLLHTSEELRAAIPGVERYTEAAKQNIHKWSHATVRFKPPLSGKPILLFDPASDEFVETATKELSIDGPFAYFLSTVNVDRLESGFVITPLASKIKPDADVMDIVVIQPLNSPQVSGDTEEERAKFAQILMGSMGAARSATHTHLRYNREKNSSEGPSESADGPLVVQYYRCGGWEWMPVGSLFA; via the exons ATGCTCATTATATCTAACCCAGCTTCTGGTCATAAAAATGGCCCTCAGTTCATCGAAAATTATATTTTGCCTTTGTTGAACAAATACCACGTTTCTTTCAAGCTTGAAACTACCAACGCGCCCAAGCATGCTGGAGAACTCGCCAAAGACTACTTACAGTCTCTTAGTAATGCTAAAAATGCGACAATACTTGTATCCGGTGGCGACGGGACAATTCATGAAGTCATAAATGCGCTATACGGTCGTTTAGGCTCCCGAGACTCAAACCATGTGTGGCCAAAGCTTCAGCTGATACTC TCGGACATACTCCATTTCGTTCGAGAAACACTTCCTACAGCCGATGCAGAGGTAGCGAATGGCTTGCAGTCTGTCGTTGCATACCTTCGTAGAACGGGCTCCACGCGTCCACTGGCTCTAGCTCGCACGGTTATTAGAGCGCAGGATGGCTCCGAAAGGAAATCGTTACTATCGATCGTGGTGGCCTCGACCGCATTGCATGCTAACCTCTTGCATACATCCGAAGAGCTCCGTGCTGCCATACCAGGCGTCGAGAGATACACCGAAGCAGCAAAGCAAAACATACATAAGTGGTCGCATGCCACTGTCCGATTCAAGCCTCCTTTATCTGGAAAACCCATTTTACTTTTCGATCCTGCTTCGGACGAGTTTGTTGAGACGGCCACTAAAGAGCTCTCAATTGATGGCCCATTCGCGTATTTCTTATCTACAGTAAACGTAGACCGACTAGAGTCTGGCTTTGTTATCACACCTCTAGCATCGAAAATTAAACCAGACGCAGATGTCATGGATATTGTCGTCATCCAGCCATTAAATAGCCCACAAGTATCTGGGGATACTGAGGAGGAACGAGCCAAGTTTGCGCAGATACTGATGGGTTCCATGGGTGCTGCGAGAAGTGCTACTCATACCCACCTTCGATATAATCGGGAGAAAAACTCTAGTGAAGGCCCTTCCGAAAGTGCGGATGGACCTCTGGTCGTTCAATACTATCGTtgtggtggttgggaatggatGCCGGTGGGTTCGCTCTTTGCGTAG
- a CDS encoding ATP synthase subunit D, with translation MSGQGARENVFPTRMTLTLTKTRLKSAQTGHSLLAKKRDALTLRFRAILKKVDEAKRQMGRVMQLAAFSMAEATYAAGDISYSIQKQAKSPSFKVKAKQENVSGVVLPTFEVEEIGGNDFNLAGLSRGGQQIQKTRQTYVNAVKTLVELASLQTAFTILDEVIRATNRRVNAIEHVVIPRLENTIAYIISELDEADREEFFRLKKVQGKKKRDAAIAEAERLALQEAAEKSGGVPAAAAPDGDDAPSNLLGDKDEDVIF, from the exons ATGTCTGGACAAGGTGCTCGGGAGAATGTGTTCCCCACACGTATGACATTGACGCTCACCAAGACGCGTCTGAAGAGTGCACAGACCGGACATTCACTTTTGGCTAAGAAACGAGATGCCCTTACATTGAGATTCCGTGCAATCCTTAAGAAAGTTGACGAG GCTAAAAGGCAAATGGGACGTGTCATGCAACTCGCTGCGTTCTCGATGGCCGAGGCGACCTATGCTGCTGGTGACATTTCCTATTCTATACAGAAGCAAGCCAAGTCACCAAGCTTCAAGGTTAAGGCCAAACAAGAGAACGTATCTGGAGTTGTTCTTCCCACATTTGAAGTAGAGGAGATTGGTGGTAACG ACTTTAATCTGGCCGGTCTATCTCGAGGTGGCCAACAAATTCAGAAGACAAGACAAACGTACGTCAACGCGGTAAAGACTTTGGTGGAATTAGCCTCGCTTCAAACGGCCTTTACTATTTTGGACGAAGTGATTCGCGCAACCAATCGACGAGTCAACGCGATCGAGCATGTTGTTATTCCCCGATTAGAGAACACAATCGCCTACATTATCTCCGAGTTGGATGAGGCAGATCGTGAGGAATTTTTCAG ACTAAAGAAAGTTCAAGGAAAGAAGAAACGCGATGCGGCGATCGCGGAGGCGGAGCGGCTAGCATTGCAGGAGGCAGCCGAGAAGTCTGGAGGtgtacctgctgctgcagCCCCAGACGGAGACGATGCACCTTCAAACTTACTAGGTGATAAGGATGAGGATGTTATTTTCTAA
- a CDS encoding ribosomal proteins L26 eukaryotic, L24P archaeal, translating into MAKFNADVSSSRRKSRKAHFDASSGLRRKIMSASLSKELRGRYNVRALPVRKDDEVLIVRGKYKGRDGKIIQVYRKKWVIHVDRVHRDKSNGSTAPIGIHPSNVVIQTLKLDKDRRAILERKDRKRTPGEKKEEAETA; encoded by the exons ATGGCCAAATTTAACGCGG ACGTTTCCTCTTCCCGCCGCAAGAGCCGAAAGGCTCACTTTGACGCATCTTCTGGCCTACGTAGGAAGATCATGTCTGCTTCGCTCTCGAAGGAGCTTCGCGGAAGATACAAC GTCCGCGCTCTCCCTGTTCGCAAGGACGACGAAGTCTTGATTGTACGCGGAAAGTACAAGGGGCGAGATGGAAAGATCATCCAAGTTTACAGGAAGAAATGGGTCATTCACGTTGATCGTGTCCACCGCGACAAGTCGAACGGCTCCACTGCTCCCATTGGCATCCACCCGAGCAATGTTGTCATTCAGACGCTCAAGCTCGATAAAGACCG TCGGGCTATCCTCGAACGCAAGGACAGGAAGCGCACACCTGGTgagaagaaggaagaggCCGAGACTGCATGA
- a CDS encoding AMP binding enzyme → MSLISSLTSYDDVTLLLLSGLILTVTAGIVSRSEPLAHPLVLGQQSEPSKVRRPTESAVYRNYGVGMYMPLPTRPKREVQTINSLIQSEANHERVLFGVKTTNAELQNRITTLGAGFVRKLDLAPRDSSVLMLLDDSFEYLTSVLALSACSVTPITISHLQLLNPVLSVHPPSAIIVQSRFLHTLLEQLADEKEAGLHLIVVGEIDDLARSHSLKTGINLIPWTDILESGGGPLNLSAADLPTTNDVFMISYYGDEIGQPKAVQFTHQNMTAAVVSNRALFSVSTPLSGSDRILSSFSMNTPFGMGVAFQALWEGASFSVKPNIGLFKTESDKAEDSVFAAIAASRPTILYVQPSELDSLSSSVLATAKGSFLYTLAWKRKMGALLEGSLSRTTPWDRVVFEDARVKWSLSDLRSVVTAGEPSDPSTQAICSIATSVPIARAHIHPLSASPILASHPLDLQRHFPATGGSRMSKDPLHVGPPAPSVEVKLVGVSENEIDAGNDPRGELLIRGTSVGTPVSESTVPYPDGWLPSGERAIVQSNGTFKVIGRQRRTTGP, encoded by the exons ATGTCTCTTATAAGTAGCTTAACAAGCTATGATGATGTTACTTTGCTTTTACTCTCAGGGTTAATCCTGACCGTTACTGCCGGCATTGTGTCTCGATCAGAACCGTTAGCTCACCCACTCGTACTGGGCCAACAGAGCGAGCCATCAAAAGTTCGGCGTCCAACTGAAAGTGCCGTATACAGAAATTATGGAGTAGGGATGTATATGCCC TTACCAACACGCCCGAAGCGCGAAGTGCAAACTATAAACAGTTTGATCCAGTCCGAAGCGAATCATGAGCGTGTTCTCTTTGGCGTCAAA ACCACTAATGCGGAACTTCAGAATCGTATTACAACATTGGGTGCTGGTTTCGTCCGAAAACTCGACCTTGCGCCCAGAGACTCGAGCGTTCTCATGTTATTGGATGACAGTTTTG AATACCTTACTTCGGTCCTAGCCTTGAGTGCATGCTCTGTCACGCCGATAACTATCAGTCATTTACAGCTTTTAAATCCGGTGCTTTCTGTTCATCCGCCCTCTGCCATCATTGTTCAATCCCGATTTTTGCACACGCTTCTTGAGCAGTTAGCCGATGAAAAAGAAGCTGGGCTACATTTGATAGTT GTCGGCGAGATCGATGACCTTGCTCGATCCCATTCCCTCAAGACAGGCATTAACCTAATACCCTGGACAGACATTTTGGAAAGTGGTGGCGGACCACTTAACCTTAGTGCTGCCGACCTTCCAA CTACAAACGATGTTTTTATGATCTCCTACTACGGTGATGAAATCGGG CAACCCAAAGCCGTTCAATTTACCCACCAG AACATGACGGCCGCCGTTGTTTCAAACCGTGCCCTCTTCTCTGTATCCACGCCCCTATCGGGTAGTGATCGTATATTGTCATCATTCTCAATGAACACCCCATTTGGTATGGGTGTTGCATTCCAAGCGCTTTGGGAAG GAGCCAGTTTCTCCGTAAAGCCCAATATTGGACTTTTTAAGACTG AATCAGATAAGGCCGAAGACTCGGTATTTGCTGCCATTGCAGCATCTCGTCCGACTATACTTTACGTTCAGCCATCGGAGCTCGACTCATTATCCTCGAGTGTCTTAGCGACTGCCAAAGGATCGTTCCTTTATACCTTAGCTTGGAAGCGCAAGATGGGAGCTTTGCTGGAAGGTAGTCTTAGTCGCACTACCCCATGGGACCGTGTCGTATTCGAGGACGCCAGGGTTAAGTGGAGCCTGTCGGACTTGCGAAGTGTTGTTACTGCAGGAG AACCCAGCGATCCAAGCACACAGGCGATTTGTTCTATTGCGACATCGGTTCCAATTGCCCGTGCACATATTCATCCACTTTCCGCATCCCCGATTCTTGCATCTCATCCATTAGATCTACAGCGTCATTTCCCCGCCACCGGAGGTAGTCGAATGTCAAAG GATCCATTGCATGTCGGTCCGCCAGCTCCCAGTGTGGAAGTCAAGCTCGTTGGCGTatctgaaaatgaaattgaTGCTGGTAATGACCCCAGGGGTGAA CTGTTAATTCGTGGGACCTCGGTGGGAACTCCTGTTTCTGAGTCGACTGTTCCCTACCCAGATGGCTGGTTGCCTAGTGGAGAGAGGGCGATTGTTCAATCAAATGGAACTTTCAAGGTTATTGGGCGCCAGCGCCGGACTACGGGGCCATAA
- a CDS encoding box H/ACA snoRNP assembly protein SHQ1, producing MITPKFNCSQDEISVILQLYVPAVRAADVEIHVEGTLFSAHINPYFLRLNFPYPVLEDDDSSASYDPSSGTLTVRLTKETKGLHFPDLDLLTKLLAPRSAAALNDEGRTKGPLIEVLDSRSPDQLAEELDDKLRLDLEQEHAAFVRAAQNDWQIDQEAPDDELLDAGPSISTCTPYGFLNLHTGYFTNVIHTENEVNELGAEAENSTLARRRQLREASEEAKWDEEHYIADFVDDEIIKELMSTELPPEGIFVFTEEENMTMLRLPRKEYLLTPDRTRELQIALCTILFAAQYDWRTTQGDPTPESAWTICKLVPAFSALDPCPAPVSLRSALRASYRRALAFPLYRSFAYANGTRAVTRRLLATKKILDGHDVYYVYSKIWVDDFCTWLIGYSTDAGLKALGSELATTQPSKVEIGWDLEDLEDAVRETEPDSDDEDADEVERMTTATL from the exons ATGATAACTCCAAAATTCAACTGTAGTCAGGATGAGATCTCGGTTATCCTTCAACTATACGTTCCCGCTGTGCGA GCAGCAGATGTTGAGATCCACGTCGAAGGCACGCTGTTTTCAGCACACATCAATCCATATTTTCTCCGCCTCAATTTTCCCTATCCGGTACTCGAGGACGATGACTCGTCTGCGTCTTATGACCCTTCGTCCGGTACTCTCACCGTGAGACTCACGAAAGAGACCAAAGGCCTACATTTTCCCGATCTCGACCTTTTAACCAAACTTCTCGCACCCCGCTCCGCCGCAGCTCTCAATGATGAGGGTCGGACCAAAGGACCCCTTATAGAGGTTCTGGATAGTCGTTCTCCAGATCAACTCGCAGAGGAATTAGACGACAAGCTTCGGCTGGATCTAGAACAAGAACACGCAGCATTCGTGCGAG CTGCACAAAACGATTGGCAAATCGACCAGGAAGCACCTGACGACGAGCTCCTGGATGCCGGTCCATCGATTTCCACTTGTACTCCGTATGGCTTTCTTAATTTGCACACCGGATACTTTACAAACGTCATTCACACCGAAAATGAGGTGAACGAGCTTGGAGCCGAGGCAGAAAACTCCACGCTCGCGAGGCGGCGACAACTTCGCGAGGCAAGCGAAGAGGCCAAGTGGGACGAAGAACACTACAT AGCAGACTTTGTCGACGATGAAATTATCAAAGAGTTGATGAGCACTGAATTACCACCGGAAGGCATATTTGTATTTACAGAGGAGGAAAATATGACAATGTTGCGTCTTCCTCGAAAAGAAT ACTTGCTTACTCCCGATCGAACGAGAGAGTTACAAATTGCACTTTGCACCATCCTCTTTGCTGCGCAGTACGATTGGCGAACGACACAAGGCGACCCGACGCCCGAATCGGCTTGGACAATATGTAAACTCGTTCCGGCGTTCTCTGCTCTTGATCCGTGCCCGGCTCCAGTCTCTCTTCGTTCGGCTTTGCGGGCGTCGTACCGACGGGCATTAGCGTTCCCACTCTATCGGTCATTTGCCTATGCCAAC GGCACGCGTGCCGTTACCCGACGACTATTAGCAACCAAAAAGATTCTGGATGGCCATGATGTATATTATGTGTACTCGAAGATCTGGGTTGATGATTTTTGCACTTGGCTCATCGGTTACTCAACCGACGCAGGTCTCAAGGCACTTGGCTCGGAACTAGCGACTACGCAGCCCTCCAAGGTAGAGATTGGTTGGGACCTCGAAGATCTGGAAGATGCTGTTCGAGAAACCGAACCTGATAGCGACGACGAAGATGCGGATGAAGTGGAACGCATGACAACTGCGACACTCTAG